One stretch of Prinia subflava isolate CZ2003 ecotype Zambia chromosome 7, Cam_Psub_1.2, whole genome shotgun sequence DNA includes these proteins:
- the LOC134552841 gene encoding uncharacterized protein LOC134552841, translating into MGRPASSDPDNLHGSKGRRNRLMDPLHSGQESPYAMGDTVSFSHADDFPQKVAFLIILLLVLTKPICVNGSDFIVVAVTEPVVGVMEGMDVNLTCLITNNQKTEARNVRAIWKKGADYPEANATTVWDKDAQKGNTTLQLKRVSQKDMERYMCIVRSRKSFDYKQITLRVVPWKLWKDAPSQESVEIDPPWAGQDMWEGLPLKMSCPFILKQGCNQTVQVKWWKENKPKSWDKIDRGISWWEKSGKGIGWLNISNPQIGLTEGKYLCLVICGIEADYGIRIVGAGQGTRPPHIVPPIGKKRREVAVHQSHERENLIIGLIRDFGMVQNVSRITACLPLPQAAGEPIPWGIIPIPLPHEIAENISTVCHIERKEREIVTVKKNVWNAALYTTEDVEVRTKQPYQEVKCENVSRQQVIWDNWKTVWGPSLLEHYSYIGAVSWCIQWTGKKNKTLLEVYKTETSTREIKEARENWNCTNVITCDTPENQINLAPLRVLLKWGCECRRFNHTILDKVNSLWSNGIRRAVSCKDTTIKSPGNLVWVMGHGQWTTHIPIDGPVTQITLGIPTLCPLWKQSRLKSNRKKREVDAFTELENEWHEPDGGVKFGWALESLFAPIATYRNREMLYKLLGQTERLAAATKKGFKDINLQLQATSRMTLQNRMALDMLLLKEHGVYQYLKTRIDHCCIHIPNMTIEVEKDISQLEIVESKTKDIEKEAQHNWIGEIFESLGLQVSGWVSSIIQYILLILILLLTVWLAYKCVLGVIEKETKHTRRVMKALTRSNEMQLSHLTPPKYEDVIGQENPAFEDSITTEN; encoded by the coding sequence ATGGGACGGCCCGCATCAAGTGATCCTGACAACCTACACGGCAGTAAAGGTCGAAGGAATCGACTCATGGATCCATTACACTCGGGTCAAGAAAGTCCCTATGCAATGGGGGACACAGTTAGTTTCTCCCACGCGGATGATTTTCCACAGAAAGtagcatttttaattatattgttACTGGTGTTGACGAAACCCATCTGTGTTAATGGTTCTGATTTTATTGTAGTTGCAGTTACCGAACCAGTGGTCGGTGTCATGGAAGGAATGGATGTGAACCTGACCTGTTTAATAACAAATAACCAGAAAACTGAAGCCCGGAATGTGCGAGCAATCTGGAAGAAAGGTGCTGATTATCCAGAAGCAAATGCTACTACAGTTTGGGATAAGGATGCACAAAAAGGAAACACCACATTACAGCTGAAGCGAGTCAGTCAAAAGGATATGGAAAGGTACATGTGTATTGTAAGATCCCGGAAAAGCTTTGATTATAAACAAATTACATTGAGAGTAGTGCCCTGGAAGTTGTGGAAGGATGCTCCATCCCAGGAATCTGTAGAGATAGATCCCCCTTGGGCTGGACAAGATATGTGGGAAGGACTTCCCTTAAAAATGAGTTGCCCATTCATATTGAAACAGGGATGTAATCAGACTGTGCAGGTCAAATggtggaaagaaaacaagccaaAGTCATGGGATAAGATAGACCGAGGAATTAGCTGGTGGGAGAAATCTGGAAAAGGTATAGGATGGTTGAATATTAGTAACCCTCAAATTGGTCTTACTGAAGGAAAATACTTGTGTTTAGTGATATGTGGAATTGAGGCCGATTATGGAATAAGAATTGTAGGAGCTGGACAAGGAACCAGACCCCCTCACATAGTACCCCCAATAGGAAAGAAGCGTAGAGAGGTAGCTGTACATCAAAGTCATGAACGGGAAAATTTGATAATAGGGCTGATTAGAGATTTTGGGATGGTGCAAAACGTATCCCGAATTACGGCATGCCTGCCACTTCCACAAGCGGCAGGAGAACCAATTCCATGGGGAATAATTCCCATTCCATTACCACATGAGATAGCAGAAAACATATCTACTGTATGTcacattgaaagaaaagaaagagagataGTGACGGTCAAAAAGAATGTTTGGAACGCAGCCTTGTATACTACCGAGGATGTAGAAGTTAGAACAAAGCAACCTTACCAGGAAGTTAAGTGTGAAAATGTAAGCCGGCAACAAGTTATTTGGGATAATTGGAAAACGGTATGGGGTCCGAGCTTGCTAGAACACTACAGCTATATTGGAGCAGTGAGTTGGTGTATACAatggacaggaaagaaaaataaaaccctgttAGAAGTCTACAAGACTGAAACATCTACGAGAGAAATTAAAGAAGCTAGAGAAAATTGGAATTGCACTAATGTCATTACATGTGATACCCCTGAAAATCAGATCAATCTGGCTCCTCTTAGAGTACTACTTAAGTGGGGATGTGAATGCAGGAGATTCAATCATACAATATTAGACAAAGTAAACTCACTCTGGAGTAACGGAATTAGGAGAGCTGTAAGCTGTAAGGACACTACAATTAAAAGTCCAGGAAACTTAGTTTGGGTAATGGGACATGGACAATGGACCACACATATTCCTATAGATGGGCCTGTGACACAAATTACTCTAGGAATCCCTACTCTTTGTCCCCTATGGAAACAATCAAGATTAAAATCCAACCggaagaaaagagaagtagATGCATTCACTGAGTTAGAAAATGAATGGCACGAACCTGATGGCGGAGTTAAATTTGGGTGGGCTTTAGAATCACTATTTGCACCTATAGCCACCTATAGGAACAGAGAGATGCTGTACAAATTGCTAGGGCAGACTGAAAGATTAGCAGCAGCCACTAAAAAAGGATTCAAGGATATAAATTTGCAATTACAAGCCACATCCCGAATGACTTTGCAGAACAGGATGGCACTAGATATGCTCCTGCTAAAAGAGCATGGTGTGTATCAGTATCTAAAAACAAGAATTGATCATTGCTGCATCCATATTCCAAACATGACTATTGAAGTAGAGAAAGATATCTCTCAATTGGAAATCGTTGaatccaaaacaaaagacattGAAAAGGAAGCACAACATAATTGGATCGGAGAAATTTTTGAATCTTTAGGGCTTCAGGTTTCTGGATGGGTTTCGTCTATAATACAATAcattctgttaattttaattctgttactAACTGTTTGGCTAGCATATAAGTGTGTTCTAGGAGTCATCGAAAAGGAGACAAAACACACCAGAAGAGTAATGAAAGCCTTGACAAGAAGCAACGAGATGCAACTGTCTCACTTGACTCCTCCGAAGTATGAAGATGTTATCGGGCAAGAGAACCCAGCATTCGAAGACTCGATAACAACTGAGAATTGA